ACAGAGGCTCTCGTCGCTCCAACAGTTCTCATCAATGGTGGTTGGGAACCTGCGGTCACGGGCGTAGTTTTGCCTCCAGACACATGCCAACAGCGACGAGGTGAAAACGCACTTCCTCACGGACTCTGTCCTCACACATGCTTCGACAACGAGCTCTGCTGCTTTGGCTTCCAAACGTGCCATGTGTTTCTGTTGACATCCACATTCAGAAGTTTTGTAAAGCCACACATTTTGACATCATAGCTACAACACCATTCATGAAAAGTCCAAATGGAGTATTTTAGACACCAAAAAAGTAGGTGCGATGGTGTGATGTGAACCAAAGGTTAGGAGGTTACTAAAAAGTTGCTTAGATTAGTTTAGTTggtattattatttttctttttctttttctttttttgtgtggCTGTATTTAATGTTCTAGGGCACACTGTTATAGTTTTTTCTTATGAGGTTGTTTGTAATACAATATCTTTGCCAATTCTTTTCTTATAACTTTTTtttgggggcggggggggggggggggggggagtattAATACAATATTTGGcattactactccctccgtttttacTTACATGTCGTATTAAATTTATTCTAAGTGCATACAACTTGGCTCCTGATCACAGGGAGAATCATTGTGTTTATCTAGTTGTGCATACAACTTGTTTGTGCTAGTGCCTCGTAGCAAGTTCGTGCGTGCAGAAAAAAATCAAGAGCAACAGGATCACTGCAATGTAAAGGCAAAAATGTATCTCATGATTATAAAAATTTAAGTGGCATATCGTAAAAAGCAGGTACAAAAGTAAAATGGATCTGGTACGGAATGAGAAAAAAGGGGGAAATGGACCGCCTAACTAATGGGTTTGATTGAGTCAATTTTGACTTAGAAGCTGTTCGGTGAGGGCACTGTTACTACTACAACTGAAAAGAAGGCATGCTCAACTGTCCGTACTGTTTGTCAACAAGATGAACTTTCCACTGCAACCGAAAGAGCAATTGGATGCCTTTCATGTCTATGTTCAAATGTTAAAGAGGACAACAACCCAGCACATACATAGGCTACACATACACATGTACTGAGCATACGGACTTCGTCTTTAGGCTACATGCTATGGAATCGCATGCCAGAAAGATGTTTTGAAACGCATATGTCTAATCCAGCTTAAATAAAGATATAGAGATGTTTGGCAATGTATAAAGAAAGAGTTGCATCCATATCGCTGACGAGGCTGCTAAAGTAAGGGGTGGCAGTAGCAACATCAGACGTGGTCTAATCGAGTCTCCACTAGATCAATCTGAGTGGATTTGGTAGTTGCACTTTGCAACACTTGCACAATAATATAACAACAAAATTGCAACCACTTAAAGCTTAAATTTGAACAAATATATTTAAGTCATTTCCAGCATCCAGGTGTATATTTGGAGTTGCAAAACATTCACCTACCACCactttctttgtagtaggtatCCTTTCATCCCTTAAGTCAAAGGACATCAGGTCGCTTATCGCCTCTGATAGGTCAATCAATTACAAAATCAAACCGTGGTAGTCTCGGGAACATTCTAAAACAACGGCTAATGGTAGGAACCACTATCTGAGGGGAACATCgtgccaaaaaaaattctatataATAGTTAGATTAGTGGTCTACGTTCCTAGTTTAGAAAATTCAGAATCTCCCTTGCGGGCCTTGCTCAGATCTAAAATAGGAAAGATAACTTGTAGAGTTGTAGTAATATGCTGCAAAGGATACCAATGGCCCCAGTCAAGCCATATCGTTCTAAGGTGTGCATGCCATCGTTAGTTCATAGTTCATACTGCAATCTTGCCGGACATAGTGAGTGGTGATCATTTTAACCAATCAGAACTTTTTTTTCCAGTCTTAAAAAATTAGCAAGATTGTTCTAAGCTAATCAGTAGCTGCAATTTACATGGCGATGCAAACCATTAGGTCTGAATTTTAAATCTCTTCCATGACATCTGACTGACTTTTTAGCCATGTCTCATGATATAAGCCTTTGTTTTAAAATTAGTGCCCACAAATCTTTTAATTTAGGTTTAACGAGTTGACATCTACCTATATTCCATAATGTGCATCTCTAGTCTTCCTTGACAAGGATAATGCAAAGCTTCTGTGTTAACACATGTTGAGAAGCAGGAGCATAACACTATTAAAAGTTTAAAAACCAAATCTTATTTCACAtataaacaaaaagaaaagactaaTATATCTAGCCTACTTTTGCACATATGATTTCAGGGATATAAATACCAAGTACTCTGTTAAAAAACGAGTACTGACAGTATGAAAATCAATCCAAGTCAAGTAGCTCACCGTGTAACCGGAGATGCCGCCTGGATCCACAAGTGATGAAGTGTGAAAGACACCGACACAGCCATCGAAAGCTTCATGCAAGCTCACTGGGTCCATCACATTTGCCATCACGGTCCAAACCCCGTCCCTTCCATTCTCACCAAACATCTCCATCTCCCGCAGCTTGTCAAGGTCCTCTATGTTAGCAAAACAAAGTAATAGACACATAAAAAGCTACTCCAATTTGACAGAAAGTTCAGTAAGGCCGTTTTTGTAAAAGGAATGTTCCCATTCATGTCAACAAGCATAATGAGTAAAAGTAACATATCGAGTTTGGAAATCACAAATGGACAGTTTTTAATATCTCTTAAACTGTTTAAGAGATCATTTTGTTTGGAACTGACAATGTATCATTATCTGATCAAGCATTGCATGGAGTAAATCTAGTTTTTTTACCTTGTCGTATCATTTCTGAGTAAGATTTTGTATAAAAACGCATGCAGGTTATGGTCACAACAGTCTTATTCCAAGAAGGTGAAAACTGCCTCTATACATACACCTCAAAGTAATCAAGTTGGAATATTATGTTCTCAAACGGCAAATAATTAGTACCACTTTACTTTTCCAACTAGCATATCCCAAATAAGCATTATGAAATGCCATAGAAACCAGAAAATCATTTTGCACGCAACATCTATAAAATTAGAAGATAGCATCATGTTCCCTGGTATAATTTTTACTCTTATTTGTGCATAGTATTAGTAAGTGTGCTGATGCATATTTATTGAAGGAGAGAAAAAGTGAAGGTTTTATAGAATGCTTAGAGAAGGATACAAGACCAGattggggtgtgtgtgtgtgtgtgtgtttttttggggggggggggggtgtcatGTCACACAAACTTATGCGCAGATACAACAGAACAAAATCATCTGTGGAAAACCTTTATTTCATAAACTTGTCCCATGGTTTTTTTCAATCCTATTTGGCAAGCTATTAAAAATAACAGGCGCTATGGGAAAAGACATGATGCATCAGCTATCAGTTAGTATCGAATTAATTGCCTTGATGGTCCTTTCAGTGAGGTGGTAAGATGAAGTGATCTTATCAGTGCACTGTCACCAAAGAAGAATGCCTTATCAGAAATAACTCCTATGCTCCCCAATGGTAACAAAGAAAAGGTTTGTGTCTCCCACAAAGGCAATAGTATTTTCATGCAATTGAACAAAATTTTGGAACATAAATTGGTTTATGCAAGCCTAACATAGTTGACAAATCTTTTACTGATGTTCTTGATGCAGCCTTGGGCAAAGTTGATTAGTATATGGTGACATGTTCTACACTGCTGGAAACAGAATAAATTTAAAACTAACATGTTCAGCCTCGAAAGGAGTGAAATCGTAAGAGAGAAACATGGGAAGTCTCTTTTGCATGACTAGGCAGACTCTTGCCGTGCAAAGAGTCTTGCAGGTTCAGTTTGACCATAAGGGCTACGCAGATTTCCTGTGGTCCAGGGAATCTTCATTGGTGAAATATCAGGTTATCAACTACTGCAGGTGATGTGGTCATATGGCCTGGACCAACTATGATGCAACGTTCAACTAAAACTGCATAATTGCAGCAGAAAACCATATAGTAGGAGTCAGCATTATGGACACATCACTGCTGGTACCTTAATTGGCACGAAAATGGGCATATGCTAAATAACTTGTGTCAATAAAAGAAAGCACGGTTTTGCATCACGAAACGTGGAGGTACAAGTACTACTATCGTTCGTGCAAAGTACAAACCCATGTTACTAGGTAGAAATTTATTCCAACAAAATCACTGGAAGGTTTCTCAAGCTTGTAGACAGGCACAAGCACCTCAAGTGGGGGATTTTCCACCAATCCACAGGCAACACACCGAGCATACACCAAAGCATACGGATAGAAAACAGGAGTTCCACAACACAGACAACGGAcgcacaactacaagaagtataagaatatttttttataaacctAGTTTTAAAATGGAACAAACAGAAGTCAAACACAAACACGAGCACATTCTAAACTAACCTTCACTCTTGAACCTATTTTTTCTTACCGCGATTTGGTACTTCCacacaagaaaaaaaactacTGCATTACGAAATTTAACTGATTTACTGAACATCTCGTGGCGGGGAAGGGATTCGTAGTCAAGTTTGGCCTATCTTTTTCATCTAAAATGACACAAAAAAGTAGAACGACAGCATTGCAGGCAAGAAGGGGCAGTTCACATTTCCAATCAGCGAACCAATTTTTCAGAAACAGGGGGCGGGCCGCGGGCAACCAACTCCGCAGACGTCCCACCGCAAAACGCGAGAGGGAGAAACGCGCCCGATCCCCAATGCCGAATTGAAGCCCCCAAATTTATCGAGTAAGACCGGCCGACTAACCTTGCGTCTCGAGCGCGAGGCGGACGTTGTACCCGTGGCGGAGCAGCCGGTCGACGACGGCGAACCCGACGAACGACGTGCCCCCCGTGACGCAGACGGTGCGCgcctccgcgccggcggcctcgtcgGCCCGGGCCGCGCGcttcgccgcggcgccgcccggccTCCGGGCGCCGAAGCCCGCGCCGTGGAGCAGCAGCGCGGCGCGCATCTCCTCCACCTCGGCCTCCAGGCTCTGCGTGCTCCGCAGCACCCCCATGTGCCCCctcagccgcggccgccgccgctaatGCCTCCAACTGCTGGCCTGGCCTTGCCTTGGCGCCCCCGCCTCGCCCTGCCGTGGAGTCGAATGCCTCCCTGAACGGAGTGGTGGCGTGGCCGCGTGGTGGGTTTGTGGGGTGGAAGAGCGTAGCGTACTCTGCGGCGGCTGGCGGGATCGTGTCTGCGTGACCGCGTGTGTGATCGGTGGGTGGAGGGTCGCGCGTGAGGTGTGGATATATAAAGCTGGGCCGGGCCTGCGCCGTGCCCTGGTTTGCCGGGACCGGTTTGCCGTTGCTGCCACACGTCACATCAATCGCATCGGCTTCGGCTGAAAGAAGGcggctttttatttttatatttttttaaaacgttttttacaaaaaatatattttcggtttcacattttacagttttatagTTCTATCGCCCGGCATGGGCGATAGGGacctatatataaataaatataattttttttgtgcgAAGGCTCCTGGCGGGAGCTTGCCGCCCCCTGCCGTGCGGCAAACAGCCCCCCGccaaatataaaagctgagccCCATCCCTCGCACCCTCGTttcctgcccacgagatccagagaggggagagggagagaggaggggtgagggaggtaattccaccggcgaagccatgccggattttggatccgaaccgcagatAACCAATATTTATCAACTTTCtcattgaaatttttttgtatgtttaattctgtgattagtattttttattattgcaagcacttagggttcggattagtggttataattgaagccatACCATGCTTCtagatattagattaattaaaataaagtcTTTGGATGGCCAGATATATCGAGCAATGTggcgtttcaagttcattacggtgacttctatagaattaaTCATGATTCCTATatagtaaatctatcagcattggaaagaagacagtgcagtctagataaacccttagagaggagttttgagtccatacggaaatgtcttcacatgaagttcaatgtgaatccaaagacccatTTGCCGTATGTAGTTGTGCACGACACACCTTCCAATGTATTTGTTTGTAAAAAACTAAGTATATTGTGTATGTAGTATGCCTAAAtgtcttgtttaattagttggcagtgcgtatttctatagaatttggttgtgatgaatgaaaccttcaatgtaatatcTTATGTGGTATCTTGTTTAACGTTCAATTTAAATTTCGTTTATTGTATCAAATTGGTTAGCCCCAAATGCTTGAACACATGGTTTGTGGCCACCTTTAGCACAAGCACcaattaaacaaatcaaataattCTGAACGACAACTCTACTTGACCCAACCCAATCATGGAACCACACGAGGTTCAATgttcataaaaaaatattatcattggaattacctccctcacccctctctggatctcgtggacaGGAAATAAGAGTGCGAGAGAAGAGACTCAGCTTTTATATTTAGGGGGGAGCCTGccaccccctgccgggcgggcgggctgcctgccgcccctccatcGGGCGGCAGGTGCCTGCCGCCCgacagggggcggcaggctcccactAGGAGCCTCCgcgtaaaaaaattatatttatttacatgtagATCCCTGCCGCCCCCTGGCGGGCGGTAGGAGTATAAAATTGTAAaatgtgaaaccgaaaatatattt
The nucleotide sequence above comes from Panicum virgatum strain AP13 chromosome 3K, P.virgatum_v5, whole genome shotgun sequence. Encoded proteins:
- the LOC120697748 gene encoding cinnamoyl-CoA reductase-like SNL6, whose product is MGVLRSTQSLEAEVEEMRAALLLHGAGFGARRPGGAAAKRAARADEAAGAEARTVCVTGGTSFVGFAVVDRLLRHGYNVRLALETQEDLDKLREMEMFGENGRDGVWTVMANVMDPVSLHEAFDGCVGVFHTSSLVDPGGISGYTKHMARLEAKAAELVVEACVRTESVRKCVFTSSLLACVWRQNYARDRRFPTTIDENCWSDESLCRDSKLWFSLGKTMAEKAAWRAARGTDLKLVTICPALVTGPGFRRRNPTPSIAYLKGAHAMLAEGLLATANVERVAEAHVRVYEEMNGTAGGRYICYDHVVRRAEEFAELQRQLGLRAPAGRAPAAPDERAARFELCNRKLTALMSARRRCTYDAYFPVSYE